A stretch of Tripterygium wilfordii isolate XIE 37 chromosome 11, ASM1340144v1, whole genome shotgun sequence DNA encodes these proteins:
- the LOC120008762 gene encoding secreted RxLR effector protein 161-like, whose translation MDLLQEADMLHSKSARTPLDSKLQLTMDGESLGSFHVYQRLVEKLIYLTITRPYISHAVSIVSQFMHSPIVAHMNLVKRILCYLKWSIGRGILMKNNGHSQILGYTDADWAGNTLDRKSMTGYCVFDGGNLVSWKSKTQMVVAHSSAEAEYCAMASTASELIWLKALLADLGISHAQSMTFCFDNQAAMFIASDPVIATQYTCSHDQLADIFIKALPSDQFHRILFKLGSINLLDPA comes from the exons TGATATGCTTCATTCTAAATCGGCTAGAACTCCTCTGGATAGTAAACTTCAACTTACTATGGATGGCGAATCTCTGgggtcttttcacgtttatcAAAGATTGGTAGAGAAGCTTATCTATCTTACAATAACTCGCCCATACATTAGCCATGCAGTCAGTATTGTcagtcaatttatgcactctCCTATCGTGGCTCACATGAATCTTGTCAAACGAATTCTTTGTTATCTCAAATGGTCCATTGGTCGTGGTATTCTTATGAAGAATAATGGTCATTCTCAGATTCTTGGTTATACAGATGCGGACTGGGCCGGGAATACTCTTGATCGAAAATCAATGACAGGATATTGTGTATTTGATGGTGGTAACTTGGTCTCGTGGAAAAGCAAAACGCAAATGGTTGTTGCTCATTCTAGCGCAGAAGCAGAATATTGTGCCATGGCCTCTACTGCTTCTGAACTCATATGGTTAAAAGCATTGCTAGCCGACTTAGGTATCTCTCATGCTCAATCTATGACTTTTTGCTTTGACAATCAAGCAGCCATGTTTATTGCTTCTGATCCG GTCATTGCTACTCAGTACACTTGCAGTCATGATCAACTCGCGGACATATTTATCAAGGCTTTGCCTTCGGACCAGTTTCATCGCATTCTTTTCAAGCTTGGTTCAATTAATCTTCTTGACCCAGCTTGA
- the LOC120008975 gene encoding sec-independent protein translocase protein TATA, chloroplastic-like: protein MDIVNLSLSRPPPSLPFFSSSHSTFLHNNLSVNFRTRNSLALSNRGRPGIAIKKKGFTCNALFGLGVPELVVIAGVAALVFGPKKLPEVGRSIGKTVKSFQQAAKEFETELKKDPDSAMESAEEKPTAISEENREGTQVPSSK, encoded by the exons ATGGATATCGTAAATCTCTCACTCTCAAGACCTCCACCTTCTCTccccttcttctcttcttcccacTCCACTTTCCTCCACAATAACCTCTCCGTCAACTTCAGAACCCGTAATTCTTTGGCCTTATCAAACAGAGGCAGACCTGGAATAGCCATCAAGAAGAAGGGTTTTACTTGTAATGCTTTGTTTGGTCTTGGAGTGCCAGAGCTAGTTGTCATTGCTGGAGTGGCTGCTCTGGTCTTTGGACCCAAGAAATTGCCTGAAGTTGGGAGGTCTATTGGAAAGACTGTCAAGAGCTTTCAACAG GCTGCAAAAGAGTTTGAGACAGAACTTAAGAAGGATCCTGATTCTGCAATGGAATCTGCTGAAGAGAAACCTACAGCAATCAGTGAAGAGAATAGAGAAGGCACACAAGTTCCGAGCTCCAAGTAG